In Phaseolus vulgaris cultivar G19833 chromosome 10, P. vulgaris v2.0, whole genome shotgun sequence, a single genomic region encodes these proteins:
- the LOC137818281 gene encoding peptidyl-prolyl cis-trans isomerase FKBP20-2, chloroplastic yields MLSSFRLNFPCAVQGTIFSQRKQLTHGCTNQNSKDYYLVQDSCMLHSEKPLRRTLFLSVLVSTGFFPTLSSYGKTKGKNPYDENRLLQQNRRIQKENNAPEEFPNFIREGFQVKIVSSENYVKSDSGLIYRDFVVGEGDCPKDGQQVTFHYVGYNESGRRIDSSYMQGTPAKIRMGTKALVPGFEEGIRDMRPGGKRRIIIPPELGPPVGPSTFFSAKQFEVFDVELLSVQNCERRTVAFYSDVICN; encoded by the exons ATGTTGTCGTCTTTTCGTT TGAACTTCCCTTGTGCTGTACAAGGAACTATATTTTCTCAAAGGAAGCAATTAACTCATGGATGCACAAACCAAAATTCAAAGGATTATTACCT AGTGCAGGATAGTTGCATGTTGCATTCTGAAAAGCCATTGAGGAGAACACTCTTCCTTTCTGTCTTGGTCTCAACTGGTTTTTTTCCAACTTTGTCTTCTTATGGGAAGACAAAGGGTAAGAATCCTTACGACGAAAATCGGTTGCTACAACAAAATCGGCGGATACAGAAAGAAAACAATGCGCCAGAGGAATTCCCAAATTTTATTAGAGAAG GTTTCCAAGTTAAAATAGTATCTTCAGAGAACTATGTAAAGAGTGACTCAGGGCTCATATACCGGGATTTTGTAGTTGGTGAAGGTGATTGCCCAAAGGATGGTCAGCag GTCACTTTTCACTATGTTGGTTATAATGAATCTGGTCGTCGAATCGACAGCTCTTACATGCAGGGTACTCCTGCCAAAATCCGCATGGGTACCAAGGCATTAGTTCCAG GATTTGAGGAAGGAATTAGAGACATGAGACCAGGTGGGAAGAGAAGAATCATCATCCCCCCTGAACTTGGACCACCA GTAGGACCTTCAACCTTTTTCAGCGCAAAACAGTTTGAAGTTTTTGATGTTGAGCTATTAAGCGTACAGAACTGTGAAAGGAGGACGGTAGCCTTTTACTCAGATGTCATTTGCAATTGA